GTCGACTTTGAAATCTGACACGAAAGGCGGCGAAGCTCCGCCGTTAATCCGTCCGCCGGAGATCTCGCCCAGGCAGGCTGAAGGCCGAGCAAGCCTGACAGGCCCGAAAAGCCCGGCACGGGCGTCGGCGGCGATGACGGCGGCGGCATTATCCAGGGTTGATGATGGAAGTGGAGGATATCGACAACCTCTCGCGCAACCAAGACATCGCGGTCGGACTGCAAGTGATCTTGAAGCCACGGGCCCGTCCCACCCCGACATGGACCTCGATGCCCGAACGGACGTTAGATTTCGAGTTCTAGGCGTTCTGCGATGAAGGTTGGATCCCAGCCGGGATTGAAAGTGTCGACGTGGGTGAATCCGAGCCGCTCGTATAGGCCACGCAGGTTCGGGTGGCAGTCGAGCCGCAGCTTGGCGCACCCCTGCGTTCGCGCGGCATGGCGGCAAGCCTCGATCAGCGCGGAGCTGACACCCCGGCCCGCATGTGTCCGTCGCACCGCGAGCTTGTGCAGATATGCGGCCTCCCCCTTGAGGGCGTCGGGCCAGAACTCGGGATCCTCGGCCGACAAGGTGCAACAGCCGACGATGCCGTCGCTGCAACTCGCGACTAGGAGCTCGGATCTCAGGACGA
The window above is part of the Oligoflexus sp. genome. Proteins encoded here:
- a CDS encoding GNAT family N-acetyltransferase; this encodes MDSEEPPNVRVACSGDIDEVVRLMHDAAAWMSAKGTPAWDVARIDRTFAETFVLRSELLVASCSDGIVGCCTLSAEDPEFWPDALKGEAAYLHKLAVRRTHAGRGVSSALIEACRHAARTQGCAKLRLDCHPNLRGLYERLGFTHVDTFNPGWDPTFIAERLELEI